A genomic stretch from Lathyrus oleraceus cultivar Zhongwan6 chromosome 2, CAAS_Psat_ZW6_1.0, whole genome shotgun sequence includes:
- the LOC127121878 gene encoding uncharacterized protein LOC127121878, with the protein MDQGSVFTGQKMQEFSKEMGFKLLTPTPYDAQANGQVKEANKVVIVLPVEIYLQSTRIQRHHEILSELYWNMMLDELVDLDEERLNALELLKRQKKRVENSYNKKVKIKTFFLDDLVWKVILPMDRKDTALGKWSPKWEDPFQILQVFSNGAYEIEELSQDNNILRVNGKYLKKYKPTLQEIRIINE; encoded by the exons ATGGATCAAGGATCAGTATTTACTGGTCAAAAGATGCAAGAATTTTCTAAGGAAATGGGTTTCAAATTGTTAACGCCTACGCCATATGACGCTCAGGCTAATGGTCAGGTCAAAGAAGCAAATAAGGTGGTAATTG ttttaccagtAGAAATTTACCTACAGTCAACAAGGATTCAGAGGCATCATGAAATTCTATCAGAATTATATTGGAACATGATGCTAGATGAGTTAGTCGATCTAGATGAAGAGAGACTAAATGCCTTGGAATTATTGAAAAGACAGAAGAAGAGAGTAGAGAACTCTTATAATAAGAAGGTTAAAATTAAGACATTTTTCCTTGATGATTTGGTTTGGAAAGTTatccttccaatggatcgaaaGGATACGGCCCTAGGGAAATGGTCTCCCAAATGGGAAGACCCTTTTCAAATTTTGCAAGTGTTCTCTAACGGTGCTTATGAGATCGAAGAACTTAGTCAAGACAACAACATCTTAAGAGTGaatggaaaatatttgaaaaaatataagccaacGCTACAAGAGATAAGAATAATAAACGAGTAA